The Lagopus muta isolate bLagMut1 chromosome 6, bLagMut1 primary, whole genome shotgun sequence sequence TAAGGCAGTCTAAGGGTGACTGGGTGACTCACTGCATCAATGAAGTGCAGCCTGCCAGCATTCTGTATGGTAATGACCTCAGAGATGAAGAGCAACCTCTtgctcagccagcagcactggaagATCAGGTGTGTCACCTGCATCTCAAACACCAGGTGACAGTGTGTTTCTCATTAGCCTCAGAACACACTGAAACCCTCTTCCGTATTCCTCTGTGTACAGATCATCCTccaaagcagagaaacacaaGATGCAATAAATCATACTGAATAGCAATTAATCAGTAATGCACATTTAACATTTGTGAACACTTAAGCATAATGTAACCTAAAAGACAGCATGCTGGACTCCAGGTCTGGTTACTGCAGCGAGAGCAGAGTCAGGCTAAAAACCCAGTAAtggcaaaggaagaaacaaaatctcaAAACCCAATTTCTCACACTTAGTTTTCTAGAGAACACCAAGGCAATATGAAGGAGGATGTTTTCACAAAAGCTGGCGGTGGAGAAAAGCATGAAGGTATCTCAAACAGCTATCTTGGCAGAACTGAACCCTAGGACAGCTGACTAAGGCCTGAAATAATGGGACAATCCCTCCATTCTCTTCCTCAGGGGTAATATGGCAATTGCTCTGGGAAGCCAGAAGCAGGTCTCTTTTTAGCTCTATGACTAATCCAAACAGTTATATCAAAGCAACCCTGATGATTACTGCAATGGAGCAATAAGTGAGTTCAAGCCAAGCGACGCTGTTAGACCTGAAACCTGAGTCTGGGAAAATCCAGGGCTACCCTGATTACATTGGAAAATCTTCAGACTGCAGAGTTAGCATTAGCATCAGCTGTCTGTACTGCCAATTGCTCCACTCACACAAGGAATTTTCAGGtgttctctcttcttccctctgcAGCCCCATGATCTTCCTGCCATCTGGGTTCTTGGACTGTATCTTTTTCCCCATTAGCAACTGCTCAGGAAATTTGTCCTCAGTTTGcagtatctttcttttcttacccTCACAAGAGATGGTCAAAAAATCACATCTTTTCTTCCCAACACAAGTATTTGAGTGTGAAGGATAGAATAGGATAGGATAAAGCAGACATCTGCTGTTTTAATCTTTTCCCTGTATGAGAGGTTATGCCTAATTTTAACTTTGGCTTTCCTATACCCTCTAGTATAGGAAATATATATACTCTTTGTCCCATTTGGGAAACAAAGATGTAATGAATGTGAAAAAGGCAAACACTGTAATAGTCCTGTCTCCTTTTACCAGTACTTCCTACATAGTCTTTCACTCCCTACAGCAATACCTTAATTTATGCCCATACAGCATCTCATGTCCATTCTGTCCTTACTGATAAACCTAATATATTGTCCCAAGTGCAGGACAAAAGAGATTCCTGTCCTCAGAAACAGATGATATCTATATTACATTTCTCAATTCAGCATTGGCAGTTAAATACTGCAACATGAAGAATAAAATCACTCAATATTTGATTATTCCTGAGAATCAAATATCCGACTCTGGACAGGTTTCAGAGAGTATTACTGGAGATCATTCCTGCTTAAATGCAGTCTTCAGCTCTATTTATATATACATCAGCATTCTAGTTTTTGCAAGTTGGATTCCTGTAACCTGAAGCCAGTATTAAAAAATTGAATCTAGTTCTCAAACACTCTTTCCATCTGTTTGCTCTCCtccaataatatttttttattgtatggaaaaatattttcccctattttcctcattttaacATTTGCCAGTCAGTACAGGAATAGTTTCCCTCCTGCTACCCCTACAACTGCCTAAAGCCTGGGATATCCACTAACATGTTGTCAGCAGAGATTTGCAGCTAAAAACTAAGCAATAGATTTTGATATCCTCAAACTGTCTCACattaaattaaaactaaaaaaaacttaaaaacaacaacaacaacaacaacaaaaaccacattGTCTTTAAACAgctttaatttctgtgaaagTCAGGCATCCCAGTGTATGTTCTCATGCTCATctatctgtttttatttccaggaAATTTGTGAGAATCCACGATTTATTATTGGTGGAGCCAACAGAACAGATATCTGCCAAGGAGAATTAGGTATGAAATTGTCACATTCACCCTACACattataaacttttttttaactcatcATAGTTCAACTCtcaattttcatttgcttccaaGGAGATGTTTTAATTCTCTCAGAATACCACTACACATCTACTGATTCCTTCCCTATAGCAAATGGATGACATCTGCCTGCTACCGATCTAGGGAGGAGCTTTGAGCAAACAACACTTTGCTTTTCATGAACTAATATCACGAGTGTTGCAAAGCACCATTTGGCAAGACCTGGTCCTTCTCCAAatactgttgtattttttcagatatttagtcttgttattttaaaacttctggaGGCCTTCAGCCAAGTGTGCCTTGTACTGAAGGATAACCTCTACATTGAAGAACTTAAGCTCAGATGCTCAAACTGCTTTGATATATAAAGCTGCTACATAGGTGTAAGTGACAACTCGGCGGCTGTCAGCCACATGGCACTCACCTGCACTGCTTCATAAAGACATTTCCCACTCAGCTTTTCCATGCCTTCCACGGTTTTACTGCTTCTCCTGTGACAGGTGTGTGTGCCTAGACAGTGGTGCCAGTGAGCATTTCCACAGCATCAATAAGTAAGAAGTGCTGAAGCGCCGCAGAACACAGTGAGAAGAGCCCTTTACTGAAAGGTCGTGGCACACTCTATTGAAAATCAGTGTACCTGCCAGTACCTTAACTTTCCCCTTTGATTCTAGCTGCTCTCTCCCTTCATTttgcctgctgcttctgcttgctTACAGGCGATTGCTGGTTCCTGGCTGCCATTGCTTGCCTGACACTGAATAAaaaactgctctgcagagtCATACCTCATGACCAGTCCTTCATACACAACTATGCTGGCATCTTTCACTTCCAGGTGAGTCCCCTCATCTAGCATTAAGGAGATGTAATTATATTCACCCAACAGCAAGCTCACCACTTGGCACATTgctccctttccttcctccaccCTGTGAAAGCATGAGCaacagcaggaaaggaagaaggattGAATTCCTTCACCCCAAACTCTTCCAGCAAGGCAGTTATGGAAGGTAATTAGGGAACATTAATCCACTCATGAAGCATTTGCAGATGCATGGCCTATGTGTGACAGATAGCAACAGGTGCTTGGTCTTGCcttcctgctcagctgcagtaTTACAGCTAGCACAGAGATACTAGTGGTAAGAGCATCTATTTTTAGGGCCGCAAGCAGCTGGCCTCTGTCAAAAATAAGTCAGTGAAGaactgatttttcagaagagattgATTGCTGTCCGTCTTCCCCATGGTTCTCTAAAAACACCTCTTTTAAGATGGATCTATTGCCAAGGTAAATTCAGCATGGCTGCCTCCCTTCCCGTGACATCGCTTTTTGGCACATTATAAAGCAGGACACAGCCCACTACCAGTAGTTGTCCAAAATTCAGGTGGCTGGAGGAACACCAGGTAAATCTGAAGGAATACAGATTCTCTGCTTCTGATCACAATGTAAGCCAGAGCATGGCTCCTTGCATAGCTGCATTTGTGTGTCCCTCCCATCCCACCAATCTCACACTTTGTGCAGGAATTGTTATTTACAACTTCAACTGTAATCTAGCTCTGAAGGATTTGCTGGAAATGCCTGAAGTTaagaaaagggaggaaggaataGAACTGGTGGAACAGTCACATGCAAAGAGTCAGCTTGTTCAAAATCTCCCAGGAATGACTCCTGGGAGTGTTAGACCTCAAAACCATCTAACCATACCAAACCAGGACCTGCAGTTTCTGCCAGCAAAGTCTGGTTGCCATGGGTCAGCTCTGAagtcacaaaacagaaaagggagaagTTTTAACAGTTGTAGAACAGTTAAGtgtttctccttcctcagctcAGCTCTCCAGCCAGACTTCCCCTTCCCTGCACGCAACATCAcacagatgtttttctgtttgccttCATTCAGTTTTGGCGCTATGGAGACTGGGTGGATGTCATCATTGATGACTGCCTACCCACATACAACAACCAGCTGGTCTTCACCAAATCCTCCCAGCGCAATGAGTTCTGGAGTGCTCTCCTGGAAAAGGCCTATGCAAAGTAAGTCACAGcctgctgcactgtgccacACTCTCTTGGGCTGCAGGGTTCATAGTTGAACTGCATTGTACTGAACTTGCCATATGTACATTAGCTCCGCACATCTCAGTACCTTTTTCCACAGATTCTAATTGAGTATGACGTAAAGCatattttcagttgcttttttttgttttgatggtgtttattttctttgttgttactcattcagaagttttatttttttttcctctttctaagACTCCATGGATCCTATGAAGCTTTGAAAGGAGGCAACACCACGGAGGCGATGGAGGATTTCACTGGAGGGGTGACAGAGTTCTATGAGATAAAGGATGCTCCTAAAGATATCTATAAAATCATGAAACATGCCATTGCCAGAGGATCCCTCATGGCCAGCTCCATTGATGTGAGTCTATATGAACTTTGTAGATGAGTCATAAGAAACGGCAGAAATCTCCACCTATAATCATGTATCAACTTTTGCAATAACTTAGTTGAGTCCACATAAACAAACGTTCATTTGCAGGTGGTAGGGTACTCTCCTCTAGACACTTTCTATTAGAGAACAGCAAGCACCAAAAGGGAGATGGACAGAAGCAGAATAGGGaggcaggagaaagaaaggaagggatcTGGATCAGTAAAACCAGCACCCTTCTCTCAGTGAGGTGCAACAATTCTGTTAAGATACAAATCCTCTGTGTTGAAGATGCTAACAGTATGCAAATATCCAGGAAATAAACCCATTTGATTCCCAGCATATCCTTAGATTATCTTAATTTACTGTGGATAATTTAAAAGTGACAGTAAGAAAACACTAGTTTCAATAGTTGTGAAGTTGCAGTAAAGGCACAAAAACAACTGGTGATACTAATCACCATAGATAACTGTGGACAATATAGCAAGTAATGAGGAAGTAAAGAAGTTATCTAGGCCATTTTTTCACCATATATCTTTTTTTGtacagtttcttttctctctccatctcctatttcaatttttcttccattctctaCCAGGATAACCTAGGCTTTTCCTATGGAGCAGCTCCTCGAAGTGACATTAGAGAAATGATTGCTCGAATGGTGAAGAATCTGGAAAATGCACAGATGAGTCACTCCACTGTGGACCACCAGGGGACAGATGAAAGGCCAGCCTGGGTTCGTACCTCAACAGAAGCAATTTCACAGCACTTTTATTTACAGCCAGAACACATCACCtatgtttttaaattcttctttttcttcacttgatTATTCCAACACTAAAGATCTGTTCTTCTGAATGCTATTTGATGTTCACATTAAAGGACTTCAGTTCTTTGAAACACACAAAAAGCCATAAAACTTCCAAACTTAAATCTTCCAAATCTGTGTATGGACAtattgctgttcttttcttaCTACCAGGCAGTTACCTTACTTTTTAGGGACCTGTGTTTCAGTGGAAGAAACGAATTCTCTCTCtttacagaggagaaaaaaaacaaaacaaaatgccaaCGCACCACTGAAAAAACATACTATAGCACCTAAAACATTTCATCGTGCAAACTCTCTCCTGCAGGAGAAGCAGtcaatttttcctcttcagacaTCCCTATTTAGTCTTCCTGAATGACTGACATGGTGTAATTCTTTGGAAAGCCCAATATGGCTGCCTTTTGCAAGCATGACTTTCCAAATCACCCGTGTTTTCAGGGGGAACTTCCCTCATTTGCAGACATTACAGATGAATAACTAATAGAACATTACAGAACTCTTTCTATAGTTACTGCTGTTTTACTGCTGGTTGTTACACTTCTGAGCCATCACCAGAAAAATTTGCGACTCTCAATGGAAAGAAGCAGACCACAGTGCAGGCCGCAGAAGCACTCCAGAGAAGCAGGCCAGGGCACTCGCAGCACAAGATAGTATTCTTAagtagaaaagagagaaagaagttctGCTAAATAATAATGCTAAcgtgaggagaaaaaaagaaaaaaaaaagaaaatagatatgAGGCAATAGGCAGAAAAACTATGGAAACTGGAataagataaaagaaacaagagcagaagggaaatcATGGAAAATAATTGTGACAGCCAGGAAATACTTGGATGAGATTCCTCCCTGTGCAAGCTGAGAATGTAGCTGTGTGACCTTATTAATTCTCCATTTCCAGCACTGACTTTCTCACGTCCTCAGATTTATCAAAAACAGATGGAAGAGTTaccagcagagccctgcagtcTTTTCTCAGTGACAAACATAACAAGGGAAGAAGTTACGCACATGATCCACCTCCATTTTGCATAGTCCTCCTTTCCCACCATTCTCCAAGATTTTCCCTACAAGCACAGCAGGCTGTATAAACCTGACTTCTTACTCTCAGTTTTTCAACTTCCAGATAAATAGAAGAGCATAGTAGCAGCTGATTATCAAGATAGCAAGTGTACTTGTAtctgctggagaaagcaatgTATTTCCTGTGTGTCAGGTGAAAAACATTATCATCTCAGGGATTATGAAATAAAGTCTTCATATCTacaggaaatacattttaataataatgtTAGTAGGAACAGCGTATGAAATTGGGTCACTATGAGATTGCAGCAGAGCATAAAGAAAGTGTTCTAATAGATGTTGAGCTGCTCTTGTGTTTCCAATTTTATCCACAAAATCTTACTGAGCCACACAATAGTATACTATCCTAGAAATGGCTGAAAGCTCTATTCATGgaagaattaattattttggtTAAGCTTGCTATACACTAGCATGTTCCGAATGCAAACAGCAGCGAActacagaaagggaaagagtATATCACAAAATGTCCTTCACAAtgaatattattaatattttgctCCTTCAATTAATTCTTGACTCCTTTCAAATCAGTGATATTCTCTGGATATTAAGTTGGGTCTTCTTGAtagaagatgaaaaagagacttaaaaaaaaaaaaaaaaaaaaagtctcccaAACAGTGTCATCCTCCCTTCTGCCTCAGAGCTGCTGGTTGACCTTCACGtgccttttctgtatttttatcctGTGTCTAACAGACTATAATGCCAATGCAGTATGAAACTCGGATGTCTTGTGGGCTGGTCAAAGGTCACGCATACTCAGTCACAGCTGTGGAAGAGGTAAGTAAAGTCTTTTGCCTACTGCTGTGGGGTCTTTTAGTCTAGACTGGCTCAGCATGAtgcatggcagcagagctgtatACAGGGGGAcaaaagaggagggaaagatacaaattatgaaataaaggaaagaaattttgttttcaaataaagtACAGCTTCATAGAGAAACCAATCAGTCTAAGCTTTGTCTTTCTATGTGAATGGATGTTCCTCCATGATCTACATGGGCAAAGGTGGCCACAGCTGGCCGCTTCTTAGTCTTACAGCCTTCCCACACTCATTCAGGGCACGTCAAGCTGAGTGATGGCCCTGGAGAGCACTGTCACTTGGGGAGATGGTATCAGTGATGTGACTGACAGAACATTTCCTTTCTAAGCCTATTTCTTACAAAATAATTCAGCTGATTCTCCTTGCCTTCTCTTTCAATTAGACAACATTTAAAGGGGAAAAGATACGTCTGATAAGGCTGAGAAACCCGTGGGGACAGGTGGAGTGGAATGGACCTTGGAGCGATAAGTGAGTACAAAGTGTCTAGGAGCTTcatttgatttggaaaaaatataaattgcagctttatttccttttgcagcTTTGCATTTAACAATGAGTTATCAGGTTTTGCTAAGAGATAGTTCAGTATGTACTCCATCAATGACTTTGCAAGCATTTCTGTCTTTAagctaaacaaaataaacacattcatgttttatttctgagagtTTCTAATAGGAAGtctgaagggaaggaagagtgAAGCAGGGCAGTTTCTTCTCCATTTGAATGTATGGAGATGGAAACATTGAGAACAAATAGTTGTGGAAATGACAAGGGAACATATTCTGTGAGTGCAGAATGACAGTGCTTCACTTTTCTCACTATGAGGCTTACAGTAAAGAACAGGAATACAAATAAAAGTTGGGTATTGCAAAACATAATGTAGCTTGTTTACACTTTTGCAGATCAGAAGAGTGGAACTTCAttaaagaagaagagaaaattcgCCTGCAACACAAGATTGCGGAAGATGGGGAATTCTGGTGAATTATCTGTCAAAAAAATAGTGCTTCTATAGGAGATATGCAACTATGGGTCACACTGCATGACTTAAACATGCTAAAACTGGCATTAATTCCTTCCCCAACAAGCCTTGCTATACAATCCCTTCACTCTCCCACCAGGGTATATTGAGTCCCACAGCCCATCTAATCATCCCATACTTCACAAGCTCTCCATCCCCTTTCCTATGATCTGTCCCCTCACTCCACTGTTCCCTAGTTTGGAGCTGTACCTGTGTTAATCGACCAATAGGCCAAACACATTAGGAAATTGGAGCTTCCACTGCAAACTTATACTAGTAGAAGCAGTAATATGGGTCACTCTTCAATATAATTACTTTGGTAACAGTACATCTTTTAGACAACTACATACCAAGCAAATTCAGCTTCCCTTCAATTCTTCCAGGATATCGTTTGAAGATTTTATGAGGCATTTCACAAAACTTGAGATCTGTAACCTCACACCTGATACTTTGGAAGCTGATAAGCTTCAGACCTGGACTGTGTCAGTCAACGAAGGACGCTGGGTGAGAGGCTGCTCAGCTGGAGGGTGCCGCAATTACCCAGGTGAGCAATGAATCTTAAGAGCCACCACCTCTCTGACAGGGGCTAAGCTAAGTCACACTACAGGCTGATCAATGCTCAGCCACAGGAAAGCTTTTATGATGAGTCACATGATTTTCTATCCAGCTATCTCCTGTCACTATGTTTGTGACAGTGCTTCATAAGCCCAAAAGGCAAACCTGGCAAAGGTAAATTCTTGTTTGAATACTTTGCATTGCAGGTAAGAGAAATCAATTTCACTCTATTAGTTAGATTTAACTTTGGAAATTCTCTGATAAGTTCTGCCACGTTTAGGTTCCCTGAAAGTTTAATCAATGCTAGTTCTGCACTTTAAATCCTTTGCTGCACAGTTGTTAGAACTACATAAACCCCCcaaacacattaaaatatacacattgtatgtataaaaataaaagcccagCTTTATCCTTTCCCTCAGGAACTACAGACAGGAAATAGCAAAAGTTCTCTTTGGTCAAAAGTATTGTTAGAAAACTGAAGGTTTGTATGTTTGCTTTGGGTGACATTTCACAGATACATTTTGGACCAATCCCCAATATCGCTTGAAGCTCCTAGAGGAAGATGATGATCCTGAAGATGAAGAGGTTATCTGCAgcttcctggtagcactgatgcagaaaaacaggaggaaagaaCGCAAGCTGGGAGCCAACCTCTACACCATTGGCTTTGCCATCTATGAGGTACCAGTTCTAGACCTAGTTCTTAGTGCCAGGTTCCCAGCCCTTACAGTACGTTTACCAAGGGAGTCATTGAACTGTTCATCCTGACTACATGAATTGCAGTTTCTCCTTTGTAAGGAAATGTGgaagagaggggaggaaaaaaaaaaaaaaataaaaaaaaaataaaaaaaaaaaaaatcaaagctttaGTATCTTTTAGCCCATACTAACCTCAGAGTTTATACCTCTAAGTAATGCACTTAATAGGTTTTTGTGGTGATTCTGTGTCAGATTTTAGCATATTTTTCCCCATATCTACTTCAGTCTCCACACTGCCTTAATCCATGCTGAAACTAAACATCTAATTGGCAGAACCACGTAAAAGGGAAACAGTTGAGACAAAAAGTAGTGATCAACGTCTGTCCTTCTAGTGACTTCAGGTAGAAGTCAATTGACTCAGTCCTTTGCACAAAAATATTTGGTTCAAATCTCAATGGATCTTGTGTGGGTCACAAGAAATCTGGAAAGGAAGGGGGGAATTTTCTTAGAAAACTTTTATCAGTTGAGGTAATTTAATGACTAGCTGCAACACCAAAAATCCCTTCTGTTAGATTTATAAGCAAGTAGACTCACCTagaacttctgttttttctctttgttatttaCTCCCTAAGGTACCCAAAGAGGTATGAGCTGAATGGGGACAGACTGACAACTTGGTGTATGCTCACAGCTAGTGTCACTGTTGCTCCTGTCTGTAAGTCAGTGGGAAACTGTCCATTCGAGTTTGTTTTCAGGGATGTTACAGAAGTGAAACTGCTAACCATTATGCTTTGAGTgtttaataacattttctgagtcattttaaattctttcttacTTGTACTCTGTTTTTACCTGCATTCAGTCCTTTTCTGTTCTATATGTGAGCTGGCCACTGCTTTCACTGTCCCATAGTGAACCTGGACTACAGGAAGAAGTAGCACTTAAGACACCACACCCCACAAAGAAGACCCCTAAAGCACTTCTGTTTcctcctgcaaaaaaaaaatgccagcaaTTTATATCGTGCAGTCCTAGAGTTTGGTCTACAGCATCAgacttctttgtttgtttgttaacaaatgccattttcagccattgaagaaaatatattagaaGTACACAGACTGAATATTTCTGAGCCTGCCAATACCAGAATCACTGGTACCACAGCTTTGAAAGTGAGTTCACATAAAAGCACTCACTGGAGAATACAAAGATGACCATCTGAATTGTTGTGTTTTACAGACAGTTATTTCTGTAGAAAGCAACTGCAAGCACTTGTTCTTAGCCCACAGTCACTgacttatttttcatatttaaatgaaTGCAGTGTCTCTTTGGTAGATACAGAATTCATATTTCTCCAGGTAAGTTACCACTGAAAACACCTTCACTTTACCATGCAGTACACAGGAGCCTGCATATACCATTCCTTGGCATGCCACCTTCAAAGAAAGTAACTGAACTTTGGTTACATGCCATTAGCATCCAACAATACAGATAAAATCATGgatgcagcagaacagccagCCAGCAGTCTCCATGTGGAATGTTGGGCAGCTCTCAGAAGTCAACTAAACCCAGCTAGCAGCAGCTTATAAAGATGACAGACTCGGTAACTGGTAGCAAGCTAGCAGCCCCCATCAAATCCCTGCTTGCTAAGCTGCCACTGCttcatttgtg is a genomic window containing:
- the CAPN3 gene encoding calpain-3 isoform X1; the encoded protein is MPSAINAAVAQQAAAGSVPSTTSTTTEGTGGGTGGIYSAIISRNQPIIKVKEKTYEELHKKCLEKNILYEDPDFPPNETSLFYSQKVPIKFEWKRPREICENPRFIIGGANRTDICQGELGDCWFLAAIACLTLNKKLLCRVIPHDQSFIHNYAGIFHFQFWRYGDWVDVIIDDCLPTYNNQLVFTKSSQRNEFWSALLEKAYAKLHGSYEALKGGNTTEAMEDFTGGVTEFYEIKDAPKDIYKIMKHAIARGSLMASSIDDNLGFSYGAAPRSDIREMIARMVKNLENAQMSHSTVDHQGTDERPAWTIMPMQYETRMSCGLVKGHAYSVTAVEETTFKGEKIRLIRLRNPWGQVEWNGPWSDKSEEWNFIKEEEKIRLQHKIAEDGEFWISFEDFMRHFTKLEICNLTPDTLEADKLQTWTVSVNEGRWVRGCSAGGCRNYPDTFWTNPQYRLKLLEEDDDPEDEEVICSFLVALMQKNRRKERKLGANLYTIGFAIYEVPKEMHGTKHHLQKDFFLYNASKARSKTYINMREISERFRLPPSEYVIIPSTYEPHQEGEFILRVFSEKRSLSEEVENMIEADRPSKKKKGKPIIFVSDRANSNKELTTHEDAGKDGEKTHVDEKKRSSAKAREKSEEETQFRNIFQQIAGDDMEINAEELRNVLNNVVKKHKDLKTEGFELESCRSMIALMDTDGSGKINFDEFRHLWDKIKSWQKIFKHYDADHSGTINSYEMRNAVKDAGFRLNNQLYDIITMRYADKNMNIDFDSFICCFVRLDAMFRAFHAFDKDGDGIIKLNVLEWLQLTMYA
- the CAPN3 gene encoding calpain-3 isoform X2 translates to MPSAINAAVAQQAAAGSVPSTTSTTTEGTGGGTGGIYSAIISRNQPIIKVKEKTYEELHKKCLEKNILYEDPDFPPNETSLFYSQKVPIKFEWKRPREICENPRFIIGGANRTDICQGELGDCWFLAAIACLTLNKKLLCRVIPHDQSFIHNYAGIFHFQFWRYGDWVDVIIDDCLPTYNNQLVFTKSSQRNEFWSALLEKAYAKLHGSYEALKGGNTTEAMEDFTGGVTEFYEIKDAPKDIYKIMKHAIARGSLMASSIDDNLGFSYGAAPRSDIREMIARMVKNLENAQMSHSTVDHQGTDERPAWTIMPMQYETRMSCGLVKGHAYSVTAVEETTFKGEKIRLIRLRNPWGQVEWNGPWSDKSEEWNFIKEEEKIRLQHKIAEDGEFWISFEDFMRHFTKLEICNLTPDTLEADKLQTWTVSVNEGRWVRGCSAGGCRNYPDTFWTNPQYRLKLLEEDDDPEDEEVICSFLVALMQKNRRKERKLGANLYTIGFAIYEVPKEMHGTKHHLQKDFFLYNASKARSKTYINMREISERFRLPPSEYVIIPSTYEPHQEGEFILRVFSEKRSLSEEVENMIEADRPSPIIFVSDRANSNKELTTHEDAGKDGEKTHVDEKKRSSAKAREKSEEETQFRNIFQQIAGDDMEINAEELRNVLNNVVKKHKDLKTEGFELESCRSMIALMDTDGSGKINFDEFRHLWDKIKSWQKIFKHYDADHSGTINSYEMRNAVKDAGFRLNNQLYDIITMRYADKNMNIDFDSFICCFVRLDAMFRAFHAFDKDGDGIIKLNVLEWLQLTMYA
- the CAPN3 gene encoding calpain-3 isoform X3, whose protein sequence is MPSAINAAVAQQAAAGSVPSTTSTTTEGTGGGTGGIYSAIISRNQPIIKVKEKTYEELHKKCLEKNILYEDPDFPPNETSLFYSQKVPIKFEWKRPREICENPRFIIGGANRTDICQGELGDCWFLAAIACLTLNKKLLCRVIPHDQSFIHNYAGIFHFQFWRYGDWVDVIIDDCLPTYNNQLVFTKSSQRNEFWSALLEKAYAKLHGSYEALKGGNTTEAMEDFTGGVTEFYEIKDAPKDIYKIMKHAIARGSLMASSIDDNLGFSYGAAPRSDIREMIARMVKNLENAQMSHSTVDHQGTDERPAWTIMPMQYETRMSCGLVKGHAYSVTAVEETTFKGEKIRLIRLRNPWGQVEWNGPWSDKSEEWNFIKEEEKIRLQHKIAEDGEFWISFEDFMRHFTKLEICNLTPDTLEADKLQTWTVSVNEGRWVRGCSAGGCRNYPDTFWTNPQYRLKLLEEDDDPEDEEVICSFLVALMQKNRRKERKLGANLYTIGFAIYEVPKEMHGTKHHLQKDFFLYNASKARSKTYINMREISERFRLPPSEYVIIPSTYEPHQEGEFILRVFSEKRSLSEEVENMIEADRPSRSSAKAREKSEEETQFRNIFQQIAGDDMEINAEELRNVLNNVVKKHKDLKTEGFELESCRSMIALMDTDGSGKINFDEFRHLWDKIKSWQKIFKHYDADHSGTINSYEMRNAVKDAGFRLNNQLYDIITMRYADKNMNIDFDSFICCFVRLDAMFRAFHAFDKDGDGIIKLNVLEWLQLTMYA
- the CAPN3 gene encoding calpain-3 isoform X4, with amino-acid sequence MEDFTGGVTEFYEIKDAPKDIYKIMKHAIARGSLMASSIDDNLGFSYGAAPRSDIREMIARMVKNLENAQMSHSTVDHQGTDERPAWTIMPMQYETRMSCGLVKGHAYSVTAVEETTFKGEKIRLIRLRNPWGQVEWNGPWSDKSEEWNFIKEEEKIRLQHKIAEDGEFWISFEDFMRHFTKLEICNLTPDTLEADKLQTWTVSVNEGRWVRGCSAGGCRNYPDTFWTNPQYRLKLLEEDDDPEDEEVICSFLVALMQKNRRKERKLGANLYTIGFAIYEVPKEMHGTKHHLQKDFFLYNASKARSKTYINMREISERFRLPPSEYVIIPSTYEPHQEGEFILRVFSEKRSLSEEVENMIEADRPSRSSAKAREKSEEETQFRNIFQQIAGDDMEINAEELRNVLNNVVKKHKDLKTEGFELESCRSMIALMDTDGSGKINFDEFRHLWDKIKSWQKIFKHYDADHSGTINSYEMRNAVKDAGFRLNNQLYDIITMRYADKNMNIDFDSFICCFVRLDAMFRAFHAFDKDGDGIIKLNVLEWLQLTMYA